The Tamandua tetradactyla isolate mTamTet1 chromosome 8, mTamTet1.pri, whole genome shotgun sequence genome includes a window with the following:
- the TP53I11 gene encoding tumor protein p53-inducible protein 11, producing MAAKQPPPLMKKHSQTDLVSRLKTRKVLGVGGEDDDGEVHRSKISQVLGNEIKFTLREPLGLRVWQFVSAVLFSGMAVMALTFPDRLYDAIFDGAEVTNKTPIRLYGGALLSVSLIMWNALYTAEKVIIRWTLLTEACYFGVQFLVVTASLAETGLVSLGVLLLLASRLLFVAISVYYYYQVGRRPKKV from the exons ATGGCGGCCAAGCAGCCCCCACCGCTCATGAAGAAGCACAGCCAGACCGACCTCGTGAGCCGCCTGAAGACGCGGAAGGTCCTGGGCGTGGGTGGGGAGGACGACGACGGCGAGGTGCACCGCTCCAAG ATCAGCCAGGTCCTGggcaatgaaatcaaatttactCTCCGGGAGCCTTTAGGCCTCAG GGTCTGGCAGTTTGTGTCTGCTGTGCTCTTCTCCGGTATGGCCGTCATG GCCCTCACATTCCCGGACCGGCTCTACGATGCCATCTTTGATGGGGCGGAGGTGACCAACAAGACACCCATCCGCCTCTACGGCGGCGCCCTCCTCA GCGTCTCCCTGATCATGTGGAATGCGCTGTACACAGCTGAGAAGGTCATCATCCGGTGGACGCTGCTCACCGAAGCCTGCTACTTTGGGGTCCAGTTCTTGG TGGTCACTGCCTCACTTGCCGAGACAGGCCTCGTGTCCCTGGGGGTCCTGCTGCTCCTGGCCAGCCGCCTCCTTTTTGTCGCCATCAGCGTTTACTACTATTACCAAGTCGGCCGAAGACCCAAGAAGGTCTAA